The stretch of DNA GCAGGCTGCCTCCTGTGGAGCCTTGGGATGGGCTGTGTGTGGGGGAAGGCCTTCTCCTCCCACTCCCACTGCGCACCCCAAGCCCCCTCAAGGCAGGTCCTGACGggtggaggtgctccagctgcaCGGTGGGTACTCTTTACCTGTTGTAGATGTCATCGTCTTCGCCGCCCCAGCCCCAGTAATTGTTTGGGAACCCATTGATCTTTGTGAACTGCTCTTTGCTCAAGGCAGACACGCCTCCGAAATACTGATTGTAGGGTAACCTGGAATTAAGGAGAACACGCCATTAGGGGTTGCAGTGCCCTCTGCCCCAGCCTATGGTCCAGCCACCAGCCCACCTGTTGGGACCCACTGGGACCCAGATCTTGGCTCTGCTCCGGCAAGCATTAGTCCCTGGGGCCTTTCTGCTCTAAGCATCACCCGGCTGcaaggagaaacagcagctgaCCCAGGGCTGCTGACAGtcctgctctgggcagggctTGGCTCTGGGTGGAGATAGGCAGTGCTGGCCATGCAGGGCCAAACCCAGCGCTCACTTAATAGATGAGTTTTTACACTCCCACATGGAGAtctggcacagaaaaaaagaaaggaaaagaaagccacAGCTGTGTTGGCAGAAGCCTGAGGAACACATGTGCTGGCAGGCACTCAGTTTGGTGCTGCCCCCAGACACCGAGACAGGTCCCCCTGTGGTCTGAAACGGAACAGccaaaaatacttcattttgcTCTCAAAATAACACTTGACAGCCTTTTTTAGCATCATGCATGGTCCTCACTGTATGAGAATGAATGCCTCGCTTTCCAGGCTGGGCAGAAACTAGAGCCATCTGACACCCTGAAACACAAGAAGGGACGTGGGCACCTGCAGGGCACCAGTGTCTGTGTTCCTCCCAGCCCTGCGTCTGGCTGCTGTGCGTGGCAGCAgatggctctgctctgctccctgctctccGCTCCAAGCCACCCACTCCCTGCAGGGACGTGTGTGCCACGGCAGAATTTTCCAGAGATGTTTCCCCAGGCTTTTGCTGGTGAGTGGGGACGTGCAATGCTGCACCGGGCCGACAACGCTCACGGCAGTGTTAGGAAGGAAATGCCCTTCCGAAAGGCATCTTACCGAAATCCGAATTTATCCATGGAGACAGAGAGGTGCCTTGGTTGGCTGTAGCACTTGTAGGTGTTCCTGTCATCCATTGGGATCAGGTCTACATCACTAAACACAAAGCACTCATAGTCATACTCCTTCAAAGCCTCCATGAATCCTACATTCAGCAGTTTAGCACGGTTGAATTCTTCATCTCCATCctggtttaaaacaaataaacattgAATTAAGCAGTGGAAACCAGCAGTCTCTTACCTGTTGCCAGATACCAGTAGTGCCACGCAGGGATCGTGGGCCTTTGGCATCACTGGGAGGTGGCACTGAGCTGGTCCCAGCTGTAGAGCAGCCAAATGGTCAGAGCAGTGGGCCCGGCCTTCTGCACAGAGGCATTTTGCAGCGCCTGCAGTGCCACACAAGTGTGGTCGGCAGGTCACTGGGGTGCTCACAGGTCCAGCAGTGGAGCTGTAACCACGTGCCCAGGGACAGTGGTGGCCCAGGATGGTTTGTCAACCAGCACaggccctgccagcagcaccaaaccctcagcagggagcagcacggGGCAATGCTGAAAGAGACTGGAGCTTTTTGCCAAAACCCAAACTGCCAACCCCACCCTGCTCTACCACATCCTACCTCCCCCTCTCCACAGCTTCAAGCAATGTCAAGCCAAGGACTGCCTGCCAGCACCAGAGCACTCACacaagccagcaccagccaagagctgcaagccagcagaagCCAAGGACTGCCTGCCATGCCTGGCTCCAGCAgcatgtgcatgcatgcatCTGAGTGTGCAAATTGCCTCCCCGCCCTGCTACAAGTCTGGCGTGGCACACAAATCAAGGACTGATAAAACTCAGAGAGCACCCTCAAGCATCATATTTACCTCCTCTCCTGAATGGCTCTGCTTGGTTAATAAATAATCTGTTTGGAAACTGATTAATCCAAACTGGTTTACGGCTCTGCAGCCTGAAAGCCAACAATTTAACCATGAAACAGCCACAACTATCTTTCATTTGAAGGATTTAACAAGCAAGTGTCAAACCACGGCTTTCAAAAGCTTTCAGTGCCTGCCTGGGGCCTAAATGACTTCACAGAGAGGAGTGAGCTTTAGTGGAGGAGGATCTGAGCCAGTTCTCAGCACCCTCACCTGAAATAAAAGGGTTCATGCCTTAACCAAGGTGGTGGGAAGCTGATCACCATCATGCATAAGCAAGAGCTGTGAAAACTTGAGCACAGAAGGTAAAGGAAAGCTGAacaaaggggatggggaaagggagcggctgcagctgtgggaacaGAGGGCTTCAGTCTGtgggcagaggggctgctgaGTCCACAcacacccagcactgcagctggggctcgtgggcactggcacagccagGGTAGCCTGGAGAGCTGACCCACAGCGAATGTTTCGGGCCACACCAGAAGCTGGGCCTCAGAAGCAATGCTCAGGGGCTCTCCTGCACCAGGAGCTGTGTTTGCTCATTTCATCCCCTTTGGCTGCTCTTCTCATCACACCACTTCAAGGCAAAGAGAGTGTTTCACGTTGGTTTTGTGATCAGCAGAAGCTCGGCCTTATTTAATCCATGCCTTCAGGTGGCCTCTAACTCACCCAGGGGATACGCAGGGATTAATAATTCTACCagaagctgcattttcaaaCCTCTTGAAAGCCCCAAGAGGTTTTGCTTTTTGGGGAAAGCTGTTTCATAAGCAAGACAATTCAGAAGCATCAGCATCACTGCCGTGTGTGGGATTCACATCTCTCCGAACTCTGTGTGGTTTTGCAGGCTTCCAACTGTGACCGACTCCCagctttgtgaaagaaaaacattaaatgcaGAGACGGGAGACCCTTCTAGGCAGCTGCTCCATGCAGGGGGTGTAGGACGTGGCACCACTGGTGACAAGAGAGCAGgtgaagcagaacagaagcaaCCTCCGGCCCTGGCCTTGCTTGGCAGCTCCGTGTGCCATaggtgctcctgccctctgccacACAGGAAGGGATTGGTTTGGACTCCCTTTGGACAAGAAGCAGTGCCCTGAAGAGCCATGCAGCAGATGGAGGTCTGCCGCTCCAACAGTGCAGACAGGCTCCAGGCATAGCCTCTGCACTTACTTCCTGGGCTTTCAACAAGAAGAGATGCAGTGCAAGCATGTTTTTGCTAACCAGTTTTTCCTGGACAAATTTCTCCCTGTGTTCTCTCATCTCAGAGCTCAGCATGCATCTGAAGTCATCACTAGCGCCCAGCACCAGTGGCTTTACTCCCCGTGTCTCTGCCAGCATGTACAAGCCTGTCTTCATTTCCCGATCCGTGAGATCCACGAGGCTGGCTGCCTCAGCCTCACAGACCTGCACTGCCTGTTGATCACACATGCAGAGGATCAGCCCTGGGAGAACAGCAGCCAGGCTTAGTTACTTCCATTGCTCACCTTCACTGGACCTGGTCTGCTCAGCCAAACTTGCCTATGGACACTGCCTTGTATCAGTCACAtcagctgggctgtgcagagctgccacTTGTGCTAACAGGCTTCCAAACCAACAAGGTGCCACCTGAATGGTGCTTTCATCCCAGTTTCATCCTGCTTGGCGCTTTGAGGTAGGAGACAGCTCCGTGATACCTGCTGCAGTTACAAAACAGTGCAGAGGACCTGGGGCTGCACCTCCTTCAATGGAATTCTGAACCTGATGGGTCTGAGGCAGGTAACAGCAAGGATGTGTGTTTCTGGCTGGCTAGGAGAGAGCCATCACCCCCAGCGGGAGGCTGGCAGCCAAATCAGGGATCCTCCAAGCCAATCTGATCCACATGCATGATGTCCACATGGACATCCATGCTCCAGTCTTCTTTGAGCAGGCAGAAATAGATTTCCAGGGCCACAGGGAGACAGCAGGAAAAACCCTTGCTGTTTCTCTGTTGGGGTATTTTGAAGCGCTGTGCActcttcccacagcagcacgATCGACCTCTGCCCTGCGCTGGTGGTCACAGGAAAGGCAGCCTCCTGCACCCCCATATTGGGCACAAGAAGAGAGCAGATGCAGGAAAATCTGCTGCACCCACCACGAGGGGTGGGCAGGAGCCAACCACTGCTCCCTCCTTGCTCCACACCTGGGGAGCTCTGGTGCACCCCGCAAAACAACATGGATGAGCGCGATGCCccccaaacacacacagacacaaacacacacacgcTCTCTGGAAAACTGCTaccagggatgctgcaggtaACGCTGGAGGCCAGTGCAAAATGGCTGGACAGCTGGAGCTTTTAGGGAATTTGCTGACTCTCCTTGCTCACAAACTCCAGGCTGGTGCACAGGGTCGCCACTGGATGGGCATTTGCACAGGTTGAGCCACAGTGATAAATCTCATTTTGAAACATgaacatgcagcagcagcatgcaccCGACAACTGCAACAGTGCAGCTACAGCAAGCTCATGGTCCCTTGAACGCACAAGTAAGCCCACAGGTGACTGCAGGAGCAAGTGGGACTATAGAACACTTCACAAATTCTCCTCCTTTGACGAAGTCGAGTTTGTGCATCATCAGATGGATGCTGCCAAGAGTGCACCCAGCTGTCTATCTCTCTCTCATCTCAAACTTATCTGAAGGACCCTACAGCTGCTGGCCTCACTTTGGGTTTTGCTGTGGTTGCATAACACACATTTTCCACTGGCTCCTGTTACACACTGGGCATCTCAGAAACATTGTTCTGGCTTCAGCCAAGCCCTACTCTGACACATTCAGGCACACAGGACCAGTGTGGCAGAGATACAACGGGCTCAGGACAGAAACGCATTGCTCCGAAAGGAAGAAGTTTGACATTACCAGTGCAGCAGTAGCAGGGCTCAAGCgctcctctttctttttatgaGATGCAGAGGACAGAAGAGCACGTAGGCAGCGTGTAAGAATCAGATCACACAGTAATTCTCCTTGCTTCAGTGATTGCTTTGCTATAGACAGGATTAACAAGTAAAGGTAATATTTCCCcactagaaggaaaaataaaaaaaaaaaaacaaaaaaacacaaaggagGGCAGATGCAAAGGGAAGGacagacaagaaaaagagaaaagcaattgtcaagacagcagagaaataaGACTATTTTCCTACCGTAATTCTGGCAGAATTAACCCATTTTCTGCAAATCTCTCCATTCCATGTTCCCACTCACCCTTGAGAGACACATCCAGCACTTTTACTACTACCGACTGTGCTGCCTCTCCCAGACATGAATGACTTTTTAGAGGCATGTAGGAGTGTGTTTACTTTGCAAATCCAGCAGCCTTACTTGCTAACCTGCATCTGACCACAGATGCGTCCAGAACTCATACATCCAGTGTTCTACAAGTTGCTCCCACTCCAGCTTTGCCCAAGGGATGCACTTGAAAAGAACATTTGCTTAAACCCACTCTGCAAGGGTTTGCTTCAGAGAATGCCGACAGCCCCGCAGGCACAGCACCAGATGAGCCAAAAGGCAGGGCAGTGCAAGCTGCCTGCTCACACACAGCGGCAgctggggccgggccggggcagCACCCAACCCCATGACACCAGTGCAGTGCCGTGGGATCCAGTTGCTTTCTGAGCTCTCCAAGCCCCAGACATGCCACCAGCTCCCTTCCAGGATCTGGCTCCAGGCCCCCGGCAGTTCCTCCAGGCGCTCCAGGGAAGCTGCTGGTGGGCTCTGGCTCACTGAGACAGCCGCTGCAGGGActgccatcccagcacagcctcGTGGCCGAGCAGCGCTGTGCCCTGGGCAGACCTGCCACACCAGTGCCCCTGCAGGGGGACTGGGATGGCCAATGCACCCAAACACATCGGCTGATCAAAAAATGGCAGGAGGTACGTATAAGGAAGCACGCTACTTCTACTTCTCAGCACGGTGAAACTGGGCTCAAACAGGGCAGAAGTACCTACTGCAGAGAGAaactgtgctgggagctgcctgtCCCATGGGCTCTGCAGACCAACAGAGCCACGCTGCCCTGCCACACCGCACAAAAGCCCGCATGTCCTCAGCTTTCCAACACCCAATTATCTAACCACCACTGTGCTATGAACTAGGACTGAGGTGGTCTGAAGTGAAATGtaccctttttttctctttaagaaagGTCTAAGGCCCCCAGACATcgaaaggaaaacaaaataaaacaaaacccagagcTCCACCGtttgttccttttctgctctgtttccccCCGGACGACCACTTACCTGCTGCACTGTGGCACCTTTCTTTTGTCCATCCTGACACTCTGGGTGCTATTACTAACATGAACAAAAGCTGCTTAAAGAAGTGAGTGTAACCCTACGCCTTTACACCATTCCCAGGATTAGGGATTAATGCTGCCTGGTCACCTTAAAGATCTCTGCATGCACTTCCTGCGGCAGCTGTGAGAAAGGAACACTTCACTTGGGTTGTGCTACTAGgaattcttttcctcctgacCCACTAGAACCTCTTCAGCGtaagccaggctggatgggagGAGAATACCCCACATTTCCCAtcaaaaccaacaaagaaaaatcactcaTATCCTATTTGTTGTGCTTCAGCGTCTTCTTAAAAGCATCTCTATCCTTGCCCATCAGCCCACTGATGCTCAGGATAGATCAGCCATTCCTCCGTCCCGGGGGGCACTGCCACAAGTATTAAAAGCCTCACGTCCTCAGCATCTTACCTGGTTGATGACATACACTCCATAATCTAACTGCTGCCTTTGAAGAATTGGGTGCATGTAATAGAGCCAGTACTTCAGATGCTCCTCTCGGTTTCGGAATGGGATGATGATTGCTACTTTCTGCAGCGCCTTGCAGTCCTTTGGAGCAAAACGACCTCCTTCCCTGACCTCAGGGTTTGCGCTCGCCACCTCCTCCAGGTTCACAGGCTGGGAGAACTCCACGTGCAGCGGTCCGACTGGAAGGAAGGCACAGCACAAAGCCAGTTAGCACATCCTGATGGCCACGCACCATTTATTTCTCCGGGCACGCATTCTTAATGCACAGGTAttcattattacttttaaaCACAGGTTTGGATCCAAAGGAAATCCCAGCGATGCATGGAGGTGTGAAGCTGGGGCCCACTGCGTCCGTAGCAACCACACCTCAGCGCTCAGGGCAAGCCTGCAAATGCTCAGTCCTGGGATGCCAGATCCCAATGGACCCACTGAAGCTTGATGATTCCTGAAAACCCACCTGTCCGCTCAGCAGCCACACTGCATtgctccctccagcagcagcctgcgGGAAAGTGCTGCCTCTGCGCTGCCCTCAAATCATGCAGTGCAAGAGCTGGGCACTTGGgacacagccctgctctcctgccagcagagcagatcACGCCGAGGCTGGCCACGTGCACAGCCAACAAAACCcccttttgttgtttttttccttacagataCTTTCAGTGTTCTGCGACCATGCCCATTACTTATGcccagttaaaaataaaattaaaaacataccCAAATTTGCATGCTGGTTGGCAGTTCCCACACTCAGTTTCAACAGTGGCAGTTTTGAAACCGCCAAATCAACCTGTGCCAAAGCCAGCGTGTACAACTGAGAACCGCTGGCagcacacaggcagcagctcatGGGATGCTTGAACTCCCATAGCAGTGGAGAAACTCCATGTCCAAGCAACACACCGCTCTCCATGAAAAGGTAATTTATCAATGGTGACCCCAACAGAGACCCCGCAGCAGTGGTAGACGCAGCACTGGGGGAATCTGGGCAGGAGTGACATGGGTTACAAGGCATTGCACCCCACTGTGCCTCCTTTGGGACAGCAATGGCCCCACCAGCAACAGCGTGCCCCCCAGCCAagtgcacagcagctgtgcccaGGGCAGGTGTGGCACAGGGGACTCAGGCTGCCTGGCTTGGCCGACGGGCACCAGATCTCCCTTTGGCTCACCTGGAGCAGAAAAGCCTTTCCTCACCTCACCcaacaggctggagaaaggaaaggatggGCAACAAAACACAGTCATGAGGAGCGCGAGATGCACAAGATAGAGTTAACGGGCTTGGAGGCTGGAGAGGAGGCTGATAAGAAATTACCAGTAGCACTCCCCTCCTCCTCTTAATGAGATCAGTTTTAAATGTAGTACATGTTCCAGCCAACACTGCCCCAACAACCAAGGCAGCAAGCACTCCTCGAGTACTGGTTTTGCTGTTCTAGCAGTGAGGCAGCCGCTTCTAAAGTCAGCTGGATGCAAAGCACCCAGCCAATACACTTCACTGGTGTCGGTAGGAACAGCAAAATATGGAAGTCTGTGTGAGTTATTCCCAAATATTCACTCAGAATGGCTGTAACAAACAAGCCTGGAAATCACAGAGCCACACAGTGGCAAcgagcagcagcaaaatgccaCCCAGACAAACCGATGCTTTTTTACTGGGACAAGCATTAAACCAAAGGTGTGCACACACTGCATCTCCAGCGGTGAGCGGAGCCCTGCTCCAGTCTTGTTTCAAACCATTTCAGCTGCACTTTGGCCACCTGGGCAGTGAGGAGCCCCAAGGCTGTTGTTGCCCAACAACTCTGACCGAGGACAAGAATCATGCCAGGAAAACATGCAAAGTTTGCTGCGGCTGCTGTCCCATCACCTAATGCTGCACCCCTGTCTGCGCTCACCGTGTCAACTTTCCAACCTGGATCTCTTCCTTCAATCTCTTCTGCTTCCCCTCCAGATGCCTGCCTGACAATGGAGCTACTGCTGCACCTTGAGTCTCATCCAAAGGCACACATGTGTGGCAGAGCAGTATGGCCATGCAGCCCTGACAGCATGTATGGCCCAGGGTTTGCAGCTGGGCTTCTCTGGGGTTCACAGTCGCACTGCTCCATCACAGCACCTTCATGAGCCTTGCTGTACATTTTTAGCTAGAGAACACCTAGAAAACATGAACAAGCAACTACCAGAAGTTGGTAGAAGATGCAAAAGCACCACCTAGCATCCAAACAGGTCAGTGATCATTAAAGGAGGTTTTAAGTGGCCATGGTTCagtaagagagagagatgaaaaaaaaaaacaagaaatcagCTACATCATCATCCCGTCCCTCCCCCActtccccctgccccagcaaTGTCTCTCagtgaaacatttctgcttgGCTTCAGACAAAAGGTGCGCAGGAAAAGCTCTGCACAGGCACAGACACCAGAGGAGCCAACGAGGTTCGTACAAACAGGAAACAGGTTTTCAAAGGAAGCAAAAGGTGAGACTCGAAAAAGCCTGCAGGGAACAAAGTGGTCAAGTGCACCTCAACAACACAATGTATCCTTAGTGACCTCCATACTCTCCACTACTGTAAGGCCACATTTGCCACAACAACCAAGACTCCAGCTGTATACAGGCTGCCAGCACAACTCAGCAGCGCTCACCCTGCTTACCCACAGGGCTGCCACAGGACTCGTGCACCAAAAGACCAGGACCTGCTCAGCTTAATGCTGTCATCAGCCTAACAGATGCCCTAGCCTCCCTAGGCCCCAAACGCCAGAAATGTGGGGAAAACTGGAGCAGCAACACCCTGTAGAACTGTCCCTTGTGACTGCAGGAGGGGGAAACCCCAAGGGGCTCAGGGTGCAGGGGGTGGGCATGGTGGAGCAGTAGCCCAGCAGTCTGGAGACGGCGCTGAATGGTTCCTCTGGAAATACCTGCATAGCTCAACCATGTGGTTGAGGGTGGGCACAGATCTTGGATCCTTAGTTCAGAGACAATGGAAACAAAAGCTCCTAGCTAGGAGGCCTGAAATGTGCTCCCCACAGTGGGTGTGCGAGAAGGTTTCTGTCACCCCGGCAGAGAGCAGCgcgtgctctgctgctgctgagccacGTGCACGCATGTGCTGCCAGGGCAGGCGAGTCTGAGCCGgaggaaagctggaaaaaggaagcagcactcgcacacagaaacaaaaaagcttcTTTGCAGGGCCTaagcagaaaagggaagagctgCCGTCCACGCCAACCCATTCCttgctgggaaaaataaaatgagccCCACCCCAGAAAGCAGGGCCAAGCCTCGGCCACAGGCGGGTGAGCAGAGGACACTGCAG from Numida meleagris isolate 19003 breed g44 Domestic line chromosome Z, NumMel1.0, whole genome shotgun sequence encodes:
- the B4GALT1 gene encoding LOW QUALITY PROTEIN: beta-1,4-galactosyltransferase 1 (The sequence of the model RefSeq protein was modified relative to this genomic sequence to represent the inferred CDS: inserted 3 bases in 2 codons); this encodes MPCNPCHSCPDSXQCCVYHCCGVSVGVTIDKLPFHGERCXLLGHGVSPLLWEFKHPMSCCLCAASGSQLYTLALAQVDLAVSKLPLLKLSVGTANQHANLVGPLHVEFSQPVNLEEVASANPEVREGGRFAPKDCKALQKVAIIIPFRNREEHLKYWLYYMHPILQRQQLDYGVYVINQDGDEEFNRAKLLNVGFMEALKEYDYECFVFSDVDLIPMDDRNTYKCYSQPRHLSVSMDKFGFRLPYNQYFGGVSALSKEQFTKINGFPNNYWGWGGEDDDIYNRLVFKGMGISRPDAVIGKCRMIRHSRDRKNEPNPERFDRIAHTRETMSSDGLNSLSYKVLRTDRFPLYTRITVDIGSPSS